The region TCCGAAAACCGGAAGTAATAAGCCGCCACTCCGCAGGGCACGCCCTGCGAAGCATCCCAGGACCGGCCCTCAGCCGGACCACCTTGATGGGGCTATAGCTCAGCTGGGAGAGCGCTTGCATGGCATGCAAGAGGTCAGCGGTTCGATCCCGCTTAGCTCCACCACGCTTCGCCCTTACGGGCTTCGCGTGGCGCAGCCGCGGGAAACCGTTAGGCCGAAGCAGTGCCCGGCATAGCCCGAAGGGCGACGACGGGCTGAAACGCTGATGTGGTATGTCTATATTCTTCGCAGCGTCGATTTTCCCGATCAGGAATATACCGGGTCTACCGCAGATTTGAAGCAACGGCTTTCCACGCACAATGCTGGAAAATCCACTCACACTGCCAAATTTGCACCATGAAATTTGCTCTGGTATTGCGCCTTTCCTGACAAGCACAAGGCGCTTGAATTCGAAACATATCTGAAATCGCATTCCGGCAGAGCTTTTGCCGGCAAGAGACTGGTCCAGCCGAACCTGGCTTCAATTCGCCTCGCCAACCGGAAGACCGATCCCGAATAAGCGCCGGTGCACGCGAAGCCGGCGCCGGCATTCGGCGCACATCACCTCAATTCTTCGCTGCTTCGCCATCCTGCACCGGCAAACCGGCAGCCTCAATTCCCGCAAGGAACCGCTTCTGATCCTCGGTTCGCGCCAGCCGGCTGACGACCTCGCGTCTTATGTTCGGGATCAGTGCAGGCGATTCGCGCCGGATCCATTCGACCTGTTCCTGCGCCTCCTGCTGTTTTCCAAGCGCGCCAAGAATGGAGAGCAATACAAGGCGGTGCATCGGATTGTAATTGAGGTCCGACATGCGCGACCAGAGCTCCGCAGCCTGCGTGTCGCCGCGCATGAAGGCGCAGAGCGCCATCCCGACTTCGTAATATCCGCGTGGGCCGGCATTCTTGCCGACGGCCTCCGAAATCAGCATGCAGCCTTTATCCCATTCTCCCGACATCGACAGGCGCAGGCCGTATTCGCCGGCAACCTCGGTATCGTTCGGATTGCTGGCATAGGCGGCGGCGCCGGCGCTGAGAGCTGCAGCCGCATCATTGCCGAAAAAGCTGGCAAGCATCAGCGCCTGAAGGGCGCGCGCATTCTTCGGGTCGAGCTGCACCGCATGCTCGGCAAGTTCCTTGGCGATGCCGAGCGTTGCGGCCGTCGATTGCCTGTGAAGCTGGTATGAAAAGCGGAACTCGTCGAGATGCATCAACGAAAGAAGGGCGACGATGTTGGAATCGGCTGGCGTTTCCTTCACGGCCTGTTGCAGGCAGGATTTCGCCGCCTCATGCGCCTGCACGGTCATTTCGCTGCGGTAGCTGTAGTAGGACAGAACGCAGGAAAAAGCGTCCGCATTGCCGGCGATGGCGGCGGTGTCGGTCTGGAATATGACGCCGAACGGACGCGCGACCGCCGCAGCGATATCTCCGGCAAGGCTCGCCTGCGTTTTCGGGATGCCCTGCACCTTCATATCGGCATCGTAATTGTTTGCCCAAATGACCGCTGCATCCGCCCGCCGCACCAGCCTCGCTGTCGAACGCAGCCTGTTGCCTTCAAGCCTCACGCTTCCCTGCAGGGCGTAGAGCGGCTCGGACGAAGCTTTGCCGATATTATTATTCCGCGGTATGGCGGTGACGACGACGATGTCGTTGAAGCGGACCAGTTTCTCGATGACGTCGTCGGTCATGCCACGCGAAACATCGGCGGCGGGGCTGTCGTCGGAGGCACTTTCAAAACGCTCGACGATAATGGTGGGGCGATTGTCGGTTCTCGTTGTCGTCTCGCGCGCCGTATTCGGCGATCCCAACTGTTGAAGTAGCGCCGCTGCCGAGGCAAGGATGAGCATGGCACCGGCTGCCAGGAGCCAATAGAGGGACCATCGGCGCCGGTCCGGTTGCTCCAGGCCGTCCGTATCCGCAGCCGTAGTGATCTTCTCATTATCATCGCCCGGCAAGCCAGGCCGATCGGGCTGTTCGGGCGGCACCGTATCCGCGGGACCAGCACTCCGGATGACGTCGAAGACCGGCGCGTAGCCACCCTTGGGGATGGTGATGATGATTCGGTCGGCGGCGCCGGCGGTCAGGTAATAATGCTCCAGTTCCCGTCGCAGCCGGCCGGCTTCGATACGAACGCATGGATCCTGTTGTGCATCGAAATTCGCGTCTCTGCCAAACACTGCCTGCGCGATGGTAAAGGCTTTCAGATAGTCGCGACGGCCTGCGAGCGTTTCCGTGACCACGAATTCAAGAAATCGCCTCGCCCGTTCGGGCAGGCGGAACTCGCGGCTGGACAGAATGCGCTCGAGTTGCTGCTGCACCTCCTCCTGCGAGGCGGCGACCCTGTTTATGCCTGCACTCGTCATCGGTTCCCCCAGACTCCGATTGCGAACAACTTGCAGAACTCTGTCTTAAACAATAGTCCCGGCCGGTCGTAACGGCAATGCCGACCGCCGAATAACATGACCATGCTACATGAGCCCCGTGAATAGCTACATGATGGGCGTAAACCAAAACTTGCGAAATGCGAGCGTAGGATACCGTATTCTACCGGCCCCGACATGTATCTTACTGCCTTAGTCTCCAAGCGCGCTCTATCATCGGCGCGTATTCTGGAGGAGGCTGCGATGACATCACCTGAAACCGCTACACCCCACCCCATGACAAGCGCGGAGGATCTGCGCAAACGTGCTCTGGAGCTTCAGCTTGTCGAGATGGAGCGCAGCGAAAAGATCAAGGCGCGGGAAGCAAAGAAGCATGCGGAATTCGTCGAGGATTTTTTCCGCAAGCAGATTGGTGAAGCGGAACGCGCCGTCATCAAGCGGCTGGTCATGAAAGCGGCCGCAGACGGCAAATACGAGGCGCTGATCTACAGCTTTCCGTCGACGTTCTGCACGGACAGCGGCCGGGCCATCAACAACAATCTGCCCGGATGGCAGAAGACGCTGCAGGGAAAGGCGAAGGAGATTCTCGAGCTTTTCGAACAGGTCGCCAAGCCGCAGGGGTATGGGCTGAAGGCCATGATCATCAATTTCCCGGACGGCATGCCCGGCGATGTCGGCTTCTTCCTCACCTGGGAGCCGCCTGTAGACTGACCGGCGGGAAAAGCGAGAGCAGTTCCAACAAAAGCGCCTTCACACTTTTCGGCATCATGCTCTAGCCTTTTGCGTCGGGAATTACGTGAGAACAAAGAGGCGGGCATTTCCGAGCTTCGGAGAAAGACGGAAATCCTCCGGGAGAAATCAACGTGAAAGCGACCGAGATCGAGCGCAAATTTCTCGTGCGTAACGATAGCTGGCGCGCGCGCGCCGGTGTTTCGCATGTGCTGCAGCAGGGTTATTTGTCCCGCGGCGATAACCCGGTGCGTGTCCGTTTGATTGACGGTCGTTCCGCTTTGCTGACGATCAAATTCCATACGATGGGGCTTGCGAAAGACGAATATGAGTATGAGATTCCCGTCGAAGAGGCGCGAGACCTGCTTCGTCATGCGACTGGCCACGTCATTGAAAAGACCCGCTACCGGGTGCTTCACGAGGGCAGACACTGGGAAGTGGACGTCTTCGCCGGAGCCTATGAGGGATTGACGCTCGCCGAGATCGAAATGGCGAGCGAAGATGATCTGCCGGCGCTGCCGCAATGGCTCGGGCGGGAAGTCACGGGCAACAAACGCTATTCCAATCGCGCCATGGCCGCTGCCTCGTTCAAGCCGCCTCTGAATGCATCGGGGCGGATGGGGGCGGCAGCGTCGCCCCTCTGAAAAAGGGTGCAGGGCGCTGCCGGAACCTATTCGCTGACAATGGTCCAGTTGGCATCCGGATTGAATTCCTTGATCGCGGCGGCGCGCTGTTCCGTCTCAGGGCCGAGATCGCGCTGATAGATGGCGCTCCTCCCGTTGACGATAAATGTCTGCACGCCGGTCACCCGATATTTGACCGGCCAGGCGATGAGTGCGAAGCCGCCGGTCATATATCCATTGATGACGTAGCTTTGTTTGCCGCCCAGCACGTTGTCGCCCTGAGCGGTCAGGATGCGATAGCGGTATCCGAAATAACCCTCGCCGCGTTTGGCGGCGCCGAAGGCAGCCGTTTGCACTAGCGCGCTGGCCGGGCTTTCTTCCGGGTAGACGTTCGGATCCCAGTAGAGACCGTCAAGCTTGCCCGGACTGCTGATCAGTTTTTTGGCAAACTCGTAAATGCCGTCGCCGTCGCGGTCGTCGGATGCATATTGATACTGCGCCGCCACATATTCATGCATCGTGTCGATCGTCGCCAGTTCGTTCTCGCCGATGCGCCGGTTGACGATCTCCTCGAAGCCGCGTTGCGTGTCGAAGGACCATTTCCCATCCTTGTCCTGCGTCAACGGGAATGGCAGCGGCCAGAGCCGATCGCCGATCACAACGATTTTCGCAGCATCGGCGTCTTTCAGGATCATCTGCCGTTCGGCGCCTTCCCGGATCAATCCATAAGCGATCATCGCCTCATTGCTCGCGCGCAGCCTGTCTGCGTCCAGGCCGAGAAGATTCGCAAGATCGCCGATATTGTTGGCGGCAAGCACCGCTTTCAGCCGATCGAGGGCAAGAGTTGGACTGTCGAATTTCGGTGAGGATGTTGCCGCCTTGTATTCGGCGAGATCCGTCTGCCCTTGCGAAAGCGCCGGCGTCGTCGGCATCGTGACAAGCGCTGTCGCAAGCATGAGCGGGATTACGATCGATTGACGTCTCATGATGGAACTCCATGG is a window of Rhizobium sp. N324 DNA encoding:
- a CDS encoding CYTH domain-containing protein, whose product is MKATEIERKFLVRNDSWRARAGVSHVLQQGYLSRGDNPVRVRLIDGRSALLTIKFHTMGLAKDEYEYEIPVEEARDLLRHATGHVIEKTRYRVLHEGRHWEVDVFAGAYEGLTLAEIEMASEDDLPALPQWLGREVTGNKRYSNRAMAAASFKPPLNASGRMGAAASPL
- a CDS encoding DUF2950 family protein, which codes for MRRQSIVIPLMLATALVTMPTTPALSQGQTDLAEYKAATSSPKFDSPTLALDRLKAVLAANNIGDLANLLGLDADRLRASNEAMIAYGLIREGAERQMILKDADAAKIVVIGDRLWPLPFPLTQDKDGKWSFDTQRGFEEIVNRRIGENELATIDTMHEYVAAQYQYASDDRDGDGIYEFAKKLISSPGKLDGLYWDPNVYPEESPASALVQTAAFGAAKRGEGYFGYRYRILTAQGDNVLGGKQSYVINGYMTGGFALIAWPVKYRVTGVQTFIVNGRSAIYQRDLGPETEQRAAAIKEFNPDANWTIVSE